In Asanoa sp. WMMD1127, one genomic interval encodes:
- a CDS encoding phosphatase PAP2 family protein, whose product MHRSLARPSAALPLVALAAFGALLGLVVADWAPMMRWDASVSASLRGFGAVRPELIDWLRTLTGLAATIPYVAVGVAATLHFWIRRDRTAAVFCALVTATVPILWSLFHWALHNPRPVDGFVSVSSSGFPSGHTSNAAAFALALVLLVWPRAGAAARLATCLAALAFALFIGWTRVALLAHWPTDVLGGYLLAAAVVPLAARAATSGRVGVQRQNARVDR is encoded by the coding sequence ATGCACCGCTCGCTCGCGCGCCCGTCGGCCGCCCTGCCCCTGGTCGCGCTGGCCGCCTTCGGCGCGCTGCTGGGCCTGGTCGTCGCCGACTGGGCGCCGATGATGCGGTGGGACGCGTCGGTGAGCGCGTCCCTGCGTGGCTTCGGCGCCGTCCGTCCGGAGCTGATCGACTGGCTGCGCACGCTGACCGGGCTCGCCGCCACCATTCCGTACGTGGCCGTCGGCGTGGCCGCGACCCTGCACTTCTGGATCCGCCGCGACCGCACGGCGGCGGTGTTCTGTGCCCTGGTGACGGCCACCGTGCCGATCCTGTGGAGCCTTTTCCACTGGGCGCTGCACAACCCGCGCCCGGTCGACGGCTTCGTGTCGGTGTCCAGCTCCGGTTTCCCCAGCGGCCACACGAGCAACGCGGCCGCGTTCGCCCTGGCCCTGGTGCTGTTGGTCTGGCCCCGCGCCGGCGCCGCCGCCCGCCTCGCCACCTGCCTCGCGGCGCTCGCGTTCGCCCTGTTCATCGGCTGGACCCGGGTCGCCCTGCTGGCCCACTGGCCGACCGACGTGCTCGGCGGCTACCTGCTGGCCGCGGCCGTGGTGCCGCTGGCCGCCCGGGCCGCGACGTCAGGCCGCGTCGGCGTGCAGCGCCAGAACGCCCGCGTCGACCGGTAG
- a CDS encoding helix-turn-helix domain-containing protein produces the protein MDDQAADGLAATLRRIERSAGALATASVARMDESLVWFRQLPADQRAWVMLVAQAGVRSLVEFMRQGPQSRPREVSDEVFAAAPRALARSISLQQTVALIQVTIDVVEERAAHLAAPGEERDLREEVLRFSREIAFSAARVYARAAESRGSWDARLQALLVDALLRGDSTDTLASRAAALGWADAPPVAVAVGRSPGGEVAPVLHTVYRQARRIGVEVISGVHGDRLVVVLGGAADPLNATEKLLDGFGTGPVVVGPAVASLDEATESARAALAGFRAAPAWPDAPRPVAAAALLPERALAGDAAARRALRRDVYGALVRAGGELIETLDAFFAAGGVLESAARALFVHPNTVRYRLRRIGDVTGFSPLSPRDLFALRIALTVGRLDPRGSAPAGEA, from the coding sequence GTGGACGACCAGGCAGCCGACGGTCTCGCGGCGACGTTGCGCCGGATCGAGCGGTCGGCGGGCGCCCTCGCCACGGCCAGCGTCGCGCGGATGGACGAGAGCCTGGTGTGGTTCCGCCAACTGCCGGCCGACCAGCGCGCCTGGGTGATGCTGGTGGCCCAGGCCGGCGTGCGCTCGCTGGTCGAGTTCATGCGCCAGGGCCCGCAGAGCCGGCCCCGCGAGGTCTCCGACGAGGTGTTCGCGGCGGCGCCCCGGGCGCTGGCCCGCAGCATCAGCCTGCAGCAGACGGTCGCGCTGATCCAGGTGACCATCGACGTCGTCGAGGAGCGCGCCGCCCACCTGGCCGCGCCCGGCGAGGAGCGCGACCTGCGCGAAGAGGTGCTGCGCTTCTCCCGCGAGATCGCCTTCTCGGCGGCCCGGGTGTACGCGCGGGCCGCCGAGTCCCGCGGCTCCTGGGACGCCCGGTTGCAGGCGCTGCTCGTCGACGCGCTGCTCCGCGGTGACTCGACCGACACGCTGGCCAGCCGCGCGGCCGCCCTCGGCTGGGCCGACGCCCCGCCGGTCGCGGTGGCGGTCGGCCGCTCCCCCGGCGGCGAGGTGGCGCCGGTGCTCCACACGGTCTACCGGCAGGCGCGGCGGATCGGCGTCGAGGTGATCAGCGGGGTGCACGGCGACCGGCTCGTCGTGGTGCTCGGCGGCGCCGCGGACCCGCTCAACGCGACCGAGAAACTGCTCGACGGCTTCGGCACCGGGCCGGTGGTGGTCGGTCCGGCGGTGGCCAGCCTCGACGAGGCGACCGAGTCGGCCCGGGCGGCCCTGGCCGGCTTCCGGGCCGCACCCGCCTGGCCGGACGCGCCCCGGCCGGTCGCGGCGGCGGCGCTGCTGCCGGAGAGGGCCCTTGCGGGTGACGCCGCGGCCCGCCGGGCGCTGCGCCGCGACGTCTACGGCGCGCTGGTGCGGGCCGGCGGGGAGCTGATCGAGACGCTGGACGCGTTCTTCGCGGCCGGCGGCGTGCTGGAGAGCGCCGCCCGGGCGCTGTTCGTGCACCCCAACACGGTCCGTTACCGCCTGCGGCGGATCGGCGACGTCACCGGGTTCTCGCCGCTGTCGCCGCGAGACCTGTTCGCGCTGCGGATCGCGCTGACCGTCGGCCGCCTTGATCCACGCGGCTCGGCACCGGCCGGAGAAGCCTGA